The following proteins are encoded in a genomic region of Streptococcus gwangjuense:
- a CDS encoding YoaK family protein, with protein MRLLPIRKISRQSKRLALFLTFCAGYVDAYTFIVRGNTLVAGQTGNVVFLSVGLIQHNVSDASAKVMTLLAFMMGVFLLTVYKEKLRIVKKPILSLIPLAILSIVIGFVPQTVDNIYLVPPLAFCMGLVTTAFGEVSGIAYNNAFMTGNIKRTMLAFGDYFRTKHTPFLREGFIFVSLLSSFVLGVVFSAYLTIFYHEKTILGVPIMMSIFYLSMLFAKWRKKVKEKDSF; from the coding sequence ATGAGGTTATTACCTATAAGAAAAATATCACGTCAGTCTAAGAGGCTAGCGCTTTTTTTGACGTTTTGTGCAGGATATGTAGATGCCTATACGTTTATTGTGCGAGGGAATACTCTTGTAGCTGGACAAACTGGGAATGTCGTATTTCTTTCAGTGGGACTTATTCAACATAATGTTTCTGATGCCAGTGCTAAAGTAATGACCTTGCTAGCTTTTATGATGGGGGTCTTTTTACTAACTGTTTATAAGGAAAAATTGAGAATTGTGAAAAAACCAATTTTGTCACTGATTCCTTTGGCAATCTTATCAATAGTTATCGGTTTTGTGCCGCAGACTGTAGATAATATCTATCTAGTGCCACCCTTGGCCTTCTGTATGGGGTTGGTGACAACTGCTTTTGGAGAAGTGTCGGGTATTGCCTACAATAACGCTTTTATGACAGGGAACATCAAACGGACCATGCTGGCTTTTGGAGATTATTTCCGAACTAAACACACTCCTTTTTTGCGTGAAGGGTTTATATTTGTTAGCCTTCTTAGTAGTTTTGTTCTTGGCGTTGTCTTTTCAGCCTATTTGACGATTTTCTATCATGAAAAGACCATTCTTGGTGTTCCTATTATGATGAGTATTTTTTACCTCAGCATGCTTTTTGCCAAGTGGCGGAAAAAAGTAAAAGAAAAAGATTCATTTTAG
- a CDS encoding Gfo/Idh/MocA family protein, with protein sequence MLKLGVIGTGAISHHFIEAAHSSGEYKLVAVYSRKLETAASFASRYQNIQLFDQVEDFLKSSFDVVYIASPNSLHFAQAKASLTAGKHVILEKPAVTQPQEWLDLRHTAEKNHCFIFEAARNHHEKAFTIIKNFLADKQILGADFNYAKYSSKMPNLLAGEIPNVFSDRFAGGALMDLGIYPLYAAIRLFGKAQDATYQGQQLDNSIDLNGDGILFYPDFQVHIKAGKNITSNLPCEIYTTDGTLTLNTIEHVRSAIFTDHQGNQVQLPIQQAPHTMTEEVAAFAHMIQQPDLNLYQTWLEDASYVHELLYTMRQTAGIRFEAEK encoded by the coding sequence ATGCTTAAATTAGGTGTCATCGGAACAGGGGCTATCAGCCACCACTTCATAGAAGCAGCCCATTCCAGTGGAGAATACAAGCTGGTCGCAGTCTATTCTAGAAAACTAGAAACTGCGGCATCCTTTGCTTCTCGCTATCAGAATATCCAACTCTTTGATCAAGTAGAGGATTTCTTGAAGAGCTCATTTGATGTGGTCTATATTGCTAGCCCAAACTCCTTGCATTTTGCTCAGGCAAAAGCTTCATTGACTGCAGGTAAACATGTCATTCTTGAAAAGCCAGCTGTCACTCAGCCACAAGAATGGCTAGATTTGAGACATACAGCTGAGAAAAATCACTGTTTTATATTCGAAGCAGCTCGCAATCACCATGAAAAAGCTTTCACTATCATCAAAAACTTTTTAGCAGACAAGCAAATTTTAGGGGCAGATTTCAACTATGCCAAGTATTCTTCCAAAATGCCTAACTTGTTGGCTGGGGAGATACCAAATGTCTTCTCAGATCGTTTTGCTGGCGGTGCTCTCATGGATTTGGGGATTTATCCCCTCTATGCTGCTATTCGCCTCTTTGGAAAAGCTCAGGATGCAACCTATCAGGGGCAACAGCTTGACAATAGCATTGACCTGAATGGAGACGGAATCCTCTTTTACCCTGATTTTCAAGTTCATATCAAAGCTGGGAAAAACATCACTTCCAATCTTCCTTGCGAAATTTACACAACAGATGGAACCTTGACTCTCAACACGATTGAGCATGTTCGCTCGGCTATTTTTACCGACCATCAAGGCAATCAAGTTCAGCTCCCTATCCAACAAGCTCCTCATACGATGACTGAGGAAGTTGCTGCATTTGCACACATGATCCAGCAACCAGATCTGAATCTCTACCAAACTTGGCTGGAAGATGCAAGTTATGTTCATGAGCTACTATATACCATGCGCCAGACTGCTGGCATTAGATTTGAGGCAGAAAAATGA
- a CDS encoding 5'-methylthioadenosine/adenosylhomocysteine nucleosidase: MKIGIIAAMPEELAYLVQHLDNAQEQVVLGNTYHIGTIASHEVVLVESGIGKVMSAMSVAILADHFQVDALINTGSAGAVAEGIAVGDVVIADKLAYHDVDVTAFGYAYGQMAQQPLYFESDKTFVAKIQESLSQLDQNWHLGLIATGDSFVAGNDKIEAIKSHFPDVLAVEMEGAAIAQAAHALDLPVLVIRAMSDNANHEANISFDEFIIEAGRRSAQVLLAFLKALN, encoded by the coding sequence ATGAAAATAGGAATTATTGCGGCTATGCCAGAAGAACTGGCTTATCTGGTCCAGCATTTAGACAATGCCCAAGAGCAAGTTGTTTTGGGGAATACCTATCACATAGGAACCATTGCCTCTCATGAAGTCGTTCTTGTAGAAAGTGGAATTGGTAAAGTTATGTCTGCTATGAGTGTAGCGATTTTGGCTGATCATTTCCAGGTGGATGCTCTAATTAATACGGGCTCAGCTGGGGCAGTAGCAGAAGGTATCGCTGTTGGGGATGTCGTGATTGCTGACAAGTTAGCCTATCATGATGTGGATGTTACAGCTTTTGGCTATGCTTATGGGCAAATGGCGCAACAACCGCTTTATTTCGAATCAGATAAAACCTTTGTTGCCAAAATCCAAGAGAGTTTATCTCAATTGGATCAAAACTGGCATCTTGGTTTGATTGCTACAGGAGATAGTTTTGTTGCAGGAAATGATAAGATAGAAGCGATTAAGTCTCATTTCCCAGATGTTTTAGCCGTGGAGATGGAGGGGGCAGCTATTGCTCAAGCAGCGCATGCTCTTGATCTTCCAGTACTAGTCATCCGAGCTATGAGTGACAATGCCAACCATGAAGCGAACATCTCTTTTGATGAGTTTATTATCGAAGCTGGACGTCGCTCTGCCCAAGTCTTATTAGCCTTTTTGAAGGCCTTAAATTAA
- the rplU gene encoding 50S ribosomal protein L21: protein MSTYAIIKTGGKQVKVEVGQAVYVEKLNVEAGQEVTFNEVVLVGGENTVVGTPLVAGATVVGTVEKQGKQKKVVTYKYKPKKGSHRKQGHRQPYTKVVINAINA from the coding sequence ATGAGCACATACGCAATTATCAAAACTGGCGGAAAACAAGTTAAAGTTGAAGTTGGTCAAGCAGTTTACGTTGAAAAATTGAACGTTGAAGCTGGTCAAGAAGTTACTTTTAACGAAGTTGTTCTTGTTGGTGGTGAAAACACTGTTGTCGGAACTCCACTTGTTGCTGGAGCTACTGTAGTTGGAACTGTTGAAAAACAAGGAAAACAAAAGAAAGTTGTTACTTACAAGTACAAACCTAAAAAAGGTAGCCATCGTAAACAAGGTCACCGTCAACCATATACAAAAGTTGTCATCAACGCAATCAACGCTTAA
- a CDS encoding RluA family pseudouridine synthase, which translates to MEIKIETGGLRLDKALSDLTELSRSLANEQIKSGQVLVNGQVKKAKYTVQEGDVVTYHVPEPEVLEYVAENLPLEIIYQDEDVAVVNKPQGMVVHPSAGHTSGTLVNALMYHIKDLSGINGVLRPGIVHRIDKDTSGLLMIAKNDEAHLALAQELKDKKSLRKYWAIVHGNLPNDRGVIEAPIGRSEKDRKKQAVTAKGKPAVTRFHVLERFGDYSLVELQLETGRTHQIRVHMAYIGHPVAGDEVYGPRKTLKGHGQFLHAKTLGFTHPRTGEILEFTADIPEIFKETLERLRKN; encoded by the coding sequence ATGGAAATTAAAATTGAAACTGGTGGCCTGCGTTTAGATAAGGCTTTGTCGGATTTGACAGAATTATCACGCAGTCTCGCGAATGAACAAATCAAATCAGGTCAGGTTTTGGTCAATGGCCAAGTCAAGAAAGCTAAATACACTGTCCAAGAGGGCGATGTCGTTACTTACCATGTGCCAGAACCAGAGGTTTTAGAGTATGTGGCTGAGAATCTTCCACTAGAAATCATCTATCAAGATGAGGATGTGGCCGTCGTTAACAAGCCTCAGGGGATGGTTGTGCATCCGAGTGCTGGTCATACTAGTGGAACTCTGGTAAATGCCCTCATGTACCATATCAAGGACTTGTCGGGTATCAATGGGGTTCTGCGTCCAGGAATTGTTCACCGTATTGATAAGGATACGTCAGGCCTTCTCATGATTGCTAAAAACGATGAGGCGCATCTAGCACTTGCCCAAGAACTGAAGGATAAAAAGTCTCTTCGCAAATATTGGGCGATTGTTCATGGAAATCTGCCTAATGATCGTGGTGTCATTGAAGCTCCGATTGGCCGTAGTGAAAAAGACCGTAAGAAACAGGCTGTGACTGCTAAAGGGAAGCCTGCAGTAACCCGTTTCCACGTCTTGGAACGCTTTGGAGATTATAGCTTAGTGGAGTTACAACTGGAGACAGGGCGTACCCATCAAATCCGTGTTCACATGGCTTATATTGGTCATCCAGTCGCTGGTGATGAAGTCTATGGCCCTCGCAAGACTTTGAAAGGACATGGACAATTTCTTCATGCCAAGACTCTAGGATTTACGCATCCACGAACAGGTGAGATCTTGGAATTTACAGCAGATATCCCAGAGATTTTTAAGGAAACCTTGGAGAGATTGAGAAAGAATTAG
- a CDS encoding DEAD/DEAH box helicase yields the protein MKTKLPTEWQELSDQLGFQEFTPIQIQLFEPLLAGENLLGVSPTGTGKTLAYLLPSLLRLQKKKAQQLLILAPNTELAGQIFEVCKTWAEAIGLTAQLFLSGSSQKRQIERLKKGPEILIGTPGRIFELIKLKKIKMMNVETIILDEFDQLLDDSQIHFVEKITHYAPRDHQLIYMSATAKFDQEKIAPSTRTIDLSDQKLDNIQHFYMQVDQRHRVDMLRKLAHVEDFRGLVFFNSLSDLGSAEEKLQYRDILAVSLASDVNVKFRKVILEKFKDKQLTLLLATDLLARGIDIDSLECVVNFDVPRDMETYTHRAGRTGRMGKEGYVITLVTHPEEIKKLKKFTSVREIILKNQELYIK from the coding sequence ATGAAAACCAAACTACCTACTGAATGGCAAGAACTAAGTGACCAACTCGGTTTCCAAGAATTTACCCCCATTCAAATTCAACTATTTGAGCCCCTTCTTGCTGGAGAAAACCTCCTAGGAGTGAGCCCAACAGGAACTGGTAAGACCCTAGCTTACCTTCTACCAAGTCTTCTCAGACTACAAAAGAAAAAAGCCCAACAACTCTTGATTCTAGCACCAAATACTGAACTTGCTGGACAGATTTTTGAAGTGTGTAAAACATGGGCTGAAGCTATCGGCTTGACTGCCCAACTCTTCTTATCAGGTTCGAGCCAGAAACGCCAGATTGAACGCCTAAAAAAAGGACCAGAAATTCTGATTGGAACTCCTGGCCGTATCTTTGAACTAATTAAATTGAAAAAAATCAAGATGATGAATGTAGAAACCATCATCCTGGATGAATTTGATCAATTACTAGATGATTCTCAAATTCACTTTGTCGAGAAAATTACTCACTACGCACCTCGTGACCACCAACTCATCTACATGAGTGCGACGGCCAAGTTTGACCAAGAAAAGATTGCGCCTAGCACACGTACCATTGATCTTTCTGACCAAAAATTGGACAACATCCAACATTTCTATATGCAGGTTGATCAACGTCACCGAGTGGATATGCTACGAAAACTAGCTCATGTTGAGGATTTCCGCGGTCTGGTCTTCTTTAACAGCCTATCAGACCTTGGAAGCGCAGAAGAAAAATTACAGTATCGTGATATCTTGGCTGTTTCTCTAGCTAGTGATGTCAATGTCAAATTTAGAAAAGTCATCTTAGAAAAGTTTAAAGACAAGCAACTAACCCTGCTCCTTGCAACTGACCTTTTGGCTCGTGGAATTGATATTGATAGCCTAGAATGCGTCGTAAACTTTGATGTTCCTAGAGATATGGAAACCTACACCCACCGTGCTGGCCGTACTGGTCGTATGGGCAAGGAAGGTTACGTTATCACTCTCGTCACTCATCCAGAAGAAATCAAAAAACTCAAAAAGTTTACAAGTGTACGAGAGATTATCCTAAAAAATCAAGAACTCTATATCAAATAA
- the rpmA gene encoding 50S ribosomal protein L27 — MLKMTLNNLQLFAHKKGGGSTSNGRDSQAKRLGAKAADGQTVTGGSILYRQRGTHIYPGVNVGRGGDDTLFAKVEGVVRFERKGRDKKQVSVYPIAK, encoded by the coding sequence ATGTTAAAAATGACTCTTAACAACTTGCAACTTTTCGCCCACAAAAAAGGTGGAGGTTCTACATCAAACGGACGTGATTCACAAGCAAAACGTCTTGGAGCTAAAGCAGCTGACGGACAAACTGTAACAGGTGGATCAATCCTTTACCGTCAACGTGGTACACACATCTACCCAGGTGTGAACGTTGGACGTGGTGGAGACGATACTTTGTTCGCTAAAGTTGAAGGCGTAGTACGCTTTGAACGTAAAGGACGCGATAAAAAACAAGTTTCTGTTTACCCAATCGCTAAATAA
- the lspA gene encoding signal peptidase II has translation MKKRGIVAVIVLLLIGLDQLVKSYIVQQIPLGEVRSWIPNFVSLTYLQNRGAAFSILQDQQLLFAVITLVVVVGAIWYLHKHMEDSFWMVLGLTLIIAGGLGNFIDRVSQGFVVDMFHLDFINFAIFNVADSYLTVGVIILLIAMLKEEINGN, from the coding sequence ATGAAAAAAAGAGGAATAGTGGCAGTCATTGTACTACTTTTGATTGGGCTTGATCAGTTGGTAAAATCCTATATCGTCCAGCAGATTCCACTGGGTGAAGTACGCTCTTGGATTCCCAATTTCGTTAGTTTGACCTACCTGCAAAATCGAGGTGCAGCCTTTTCTATCTTACAAGATCAGCAGTTGTTATTCGCTGTCATTACCCTGGTTGTCGTGGTAGGTGCCATTTGGTATCTACATAAACACATGGAGGACTCATTCTGGATGGTCTTGGGTTTGACCTTGATTATCGCAGGTGGTCTTGGAAACTTTATTGACAGGGTAAGTCAGGGCTTTGTTGTGGATATGTTTCACTTGGACTTTATCAATTTTGCAATTTTCAATGTGGCAGATAGCTATCTGACTGTTGGAGTGATTATTTTATTGATTGCAATGCTAAAAGAGGAAATAAATGGAAATTAA
- a CDS encoding LysR family transcriptional regulator — protein sequence MNIQQLRYVVAIANSGTFREAAEKMYVSQPSLSISVRDLEKELGFKIFRRTSSGTFLTRRGMEFYEKAQELVKGFDIFQNQYANPEEEKDEFSIASQHYDFLPPTITAFSERYPDYKNFRIFESTTVQILDEVAQGHSEIGIIYLNNQNKKGIMQRVEKLGLEVIELIPFHTHIYLREGHPLAQKEELVMEDLADLPTVRFTQEKDEYLYYSENFVDTSASSQMFNVTDRATLNGILERTDAYATGSGFLDSDSVNGITVIRLKDNLDNRMVYVKREEVELSQAGTLFVEVMQEYFNQKRKS from the coding sequence ATGAACATTCAACAATTACGCTATGTTGTTGCCATTGCCAATAGTGGGACTTTCCGTGAAGCTGCTGAAAAGATGTATGTTAGTCAGCCGAGTCTGTCCATTTCTGTTCGTGATTTGGAAAAAGAGTTGGGTTTTAAGATTTTCCGTCGGACCAGCTCAGGGACTTTCTTGACTCGTCGTGGTATGGAATTCTATGAAAAAGCGCAAGAATTGGTTAAAGGATTTGATATTTTTCAAAATCAGTATGCCAATCCTGAAGAAGAAAAAGATGAATTTTCCATTGCTAGTCAGCACTATGACTTCTTGCCACCGACGATTACGGCTTTTTCAGAGCGCTATCCTGACTATAAGAACTTTCGTATTTTTGAATCAACTACTGTTCAAATCTTAGACGAAGTGGCCCAAGGGCACAGTGAGATTGGGATTATCTACCTCAACAATCAAAATAAAAAAGGGATTATGCAACGCGTTGAAAAGTTGGGCCTTGAGGTCATTGAGTTGATTCCCTTTCATACCCATATTTATCTTCGTGAAGGGCATCCTTTAGCCCAGAAAGAGGAATTGGTCATGGAGGATTTAGCTGATTTACCAACGGTTCGTTTTACTCAAGAGAAAGACGAGTACCTTTATTATTCAGAGAATTTTGTTGATACCAGCGCGAGCTCACAGATGTTCAATGTGACAGACCGTGCTACCTTGAATGGTATTTTAGAGCGGACGGACGCCTATGCGACAGGTTCTGGATTTTTAGATAGTGATAGTGTTAATGGTATCACAGTTATTCGTCTCAAGGATAACCTAGATAATCGCATGGTTTATGTTAAACGTGAAGAAGTGGAGCTGAGTCAAGCTGGGACTCTCTTTGTAGAAGTCATGCAAGAATATTTTAATCAGAAGAGGAAATCATGA
- the rocS gene encoding chromosome segregation protein RocS, producing MSIEMTVSEIAEVLGLSRQAINNRVKELPEEDTDKNDKGVTVVTRSGLIKLEEIYKKTIFEDEPVSEDVKQRELMEILVDEKNAEILRLYEQLKAKDRQLSEKDEQMRIKDRQIAEKDKQLDQQQQLTLQAMKDQENLKLELDQAKEEVQSTKKGFFARLFGG from the coding sequence ATGAGCATTGAAATGACCGTCAGTGAGATTGCAGAGGTCTTAGGATTATCTCGCCAAGCAATCAATAACCGTGTCAAAGAATTACCAGAAGAAGACACAGATAAAAATGATAAAGGGGTAACAGTCGTTACCAGAAGTGGCTTGATTAAGCTAGAAGAAATCTATAAAAAAACGATTTTTGAAGATGAGCCTGTCAGTGAAGATGTCAAGCAACGTGAACTGATGGAGATTCTGGTTGATGAGAAGAATGCAGAAATTCTTCGTCTCTATGAACAATTAAAAGCCAAGGATCGTCAGTTATCAGAAAAAGACGAGCAGATGCGTATCAAAGACCGTCAGATTGCTGAGAAAGACAAACAACTCGATCAGCAGCAACAATTGACCCTTCAAGCCATGAAGGATCAAGAAAATCTTAAGCTAGAGCTGGACCAAGCAAAAGAAGAAGTCCAATCCACTAAGAAAGGCTTTTTTGCTCGTTTATTTGGAGGATAA
- a CDS encoding glycerophosphoryl diester phosphodiesterase membrane domain-containing protein produces the protein MKPEKPKNLGFKQIYFNLDKILFLFFLTFMMIEFVWLPSNSWIAGLLLRQTGYLFLSYNNIFAIITGSPFISFALFVLVIVNLLIAYYQIGLLFIGARHLLCHEKRTLLEYSRKVFHQSFLFMKQVTLAKIAFIFFYVMMLFPLIRKILKIYYLNKIVIPDFIVDHVEDKYWLVGIVVTILTLLLFYISVRLMFALPQLLFEKKTVKEAVRYSLEKTRKHSWFYIWNLLWIIVKTYLFFILLLIPILASQALMDGLTHKESLVLGIINFVLIKNFHYMALTYFLIKFVSFLTGEELEITPRRKKDHWMRWGVMGCAGIFFALEGYVYLEAPVANKPLIISHRGVSNKNGVQNTVQSLEKTAQLSPDFVETDVQETKDGQFVMMHDANIKNLTGVNANPQDLTLKELTKLDISENGYHSKVSSFDDYLNKANELHQKLLIEIKTSRKDSPDMMKRFMEKYGTVLKQNGHQMQSLDYHVIDQVLAYDSQIPIYFILPYNSIFPRTKATGYTMEYSTLDENFVNKLWNTDQKLYVWTINSSESFDKSVHLGADGMITDDLEMIQDQVSIAQEDPEYTDLLFKQAMEFFNF, from the coding sequence ATGAAACCTGAAAAACCTAAAAATCTAGGTTTTAAGCAGATATACTTTAATCTAGATAAAATACTCTTTCTATTTTTCTTGACTTTCATGATGATTGAGTTTGTCTGGTTACCATCAAATTCTTGGATTGCTGGACTTTTACTCCGTCAGACAGGCTATCTCTTTCTTTCCTACAATAATATTTTTGCCATTATAACGGGTTCACCCTTTATTAGTTTTGCTTTATTTGTTCTGGTAATTGTTAATTTATTGATCGCCTATTACCAGATAGGACTTCTCTTTATCGGTGCTCGTCATTTATTATGTCATGAAAAGAGGACCTTGCTAGAGTACAGTCGCAAGGTCTTTCATCAAAGTTTCTTGTTTATGAAGCAAGTCACGCTTGCAAAGATAGCCTTTATCTTCTTTTATGTCATGATGCTCTTTCCATTGATTAGAAAGATTTTAAAGATTTACTACCTCAATAAAATTGTCATTCCGGACTTTATCGTTGATCATGTAGAAGACAAGTATTGGCTAGTAGGTATAGTGGTTACTATTCTGACTTTACTGCTATTTTACATTTCAGTGCGCTTGATGTTTGCCCTACCTCAGCTTTTATTTGAGAAAAAAACAGTCAAAGAAGCGGTCAGATACAGTCTAGAGAAGACAAGAAAGCACTCCTGGTTTTATATTTGGAACTTGCTTTGGATTATCGTCAAAACATACCTATTTTTCATTCTTTTATTGATTCCAATCTTGGCAAGTCAGGCACTAATGGATGGTTTGACCCATAAGGAATCTCTTGTACTGGGAATTATCAACTTTGTCTTGATTAAGAATTTCCACTATATGGCCTTGACTTACTTTCTTATTAAATTTGTTTCCTTCTTAACAGGAGAAGAATTAGAAATCACACCAAGGCGAAAGAAAGACCACTGGATGAGATGGGGAGTGATGGGCTGTGCTGGTATCTTTTTCGCTCTTGAGGGTTATGTTTATTTGGAAGCTCCAGTTGCCAATAAACCTTTAATTATCTCTCACAGGGGAGTATCCAATAAGAATGGTGTGCAGAATACAGTTCAATCTTTAGAAAAGACAGCCCAACTAAGTCCAGACTTTGTTGAGACAGATGTTCAGGAAACGAAAGATGGCCAGTTTGTCATGATGCATGATGCCAATATCAAGAATCTGACAGGTGTTAATGCCAATCCACAGGATCTAACTTTGAAAGAATTAACCAAACTCGATATTTCAGAAAATGGTTATCATAGCAAGGTGTCCAGTTTTGATGACTACCTCAATAAAGCCAATGAATTGCATCAAAAACTTCTTATTGAGATTAAGACCAGTCGAAAAGATAGCCCAGATATGATGAAACGCTTTATGGAAAAATATGGAACGGTTCTTAAGCAGAATGGTCACCAAATGCAATCCTTGGACTACCATGTGATTGATCAGGTTTTAGCCTACGATTCTCAAATTCCAATCTATTTCATCCTACCTTATAATAGTATTTTTCCAAGAACCAAGGCTACAGGTTATACCATGGAGTATTCAACTTTAGATGAAAATTTTGTCAACAAGCTTTGGAATACCGATCAGAAATTGTACGTGTGGACTATCAATAGTTCAGAGTCCTTTGATAAATCTGTTCATTTGGGTGCAGACGGCATGATAACGGATGACTTGGAAATGATTCAAGATCAGGTTTCCATTGCCCAAGAAGACCCAGAGTATACGGATTTACTGTTCAAACAGGCTATGGAATTCTTTAATTTTTAG
- a CDS encoding 3'-5' exonuclease has translation MERLEDYIAFDLEFNQHEGQTHLIQVSAVRFRDGQEIDAYDSYVHTSVPLKSFINGLTGITAETLKDAPPVEKVIKDFQEFVGSLPMVGYNAAKSDLPILADHGLDYSQQYKVDLYDEAFERRSSDLHGIANLKLQTVASFLGFQGQSHNSLEDARMTARVYESFLESDQARELLGTESSLSNNPFGGLDLSQLFD, from the coding sequence ATGGAACGATTAGAAGATTACATTGCTTTTGACTTAGAATTTAATCAGCATGAAGGACAAACACACTTGATTCAAGTATCGGCAGTGCGTTTTAGAGATGGTCAGGAAATCGATGCCTATGATTCCTATGTTCATACCAGTGTTCCCTTAAAAAGTTTTATCAATGGTTTGACTGGGATTACAGCTGAGACTCTAAAAGATGCTCCCCCAGTGGAGAAAGTTATAAAAGATTTCCAAGAGTTTGTGGGTTCTTTACCCATGGTTGGCTACAATGCTGCTAAAAGTGATTTGCCTATTCTAGCGGATCATGGTTTAGATTATAGCCAGCAGTATAAGGTGGATTTGTATGATGAAGCTTTTGAACGTCGGAGTTCGGATTTACACGGTATTGCCAATCTCAAATTGCAAACCGTTGCCTCGTTTCTTGGATTTCAAGGTCAGTCTCATAATAGCTTAGAGGATGCTCGTATGACGGCGCGTGTTTACGAGTCTTTTCTAGAGTCGGATCAAGCTAGAGAATTGTTAGGGACAGAAAGTAGCCTATCAAATAATCCTTTTGGGGGCTTGGACTTGTCTCAATTATTTGACTAG
- a CDS encoding NUDIX hydrolase, protein MEFEEKTLSRKEIYQGPIFKLVQDQVELPEGKGTAQRDLIFHNGAVCVLAVTDEQKLILVKQYRKAIEAVSYEIPAGKLEVGENTDPVAAALRELEEETAYTGKLELLYDFYSAIGFCNEKLKLYLASDLIKVENPRPQDEDETLEVLEVSLEKAKELIQSGHICDAKTIMAVQYWELHKK, encoded by the coding sequence ATGGAATTTGAAGAAAAAACGCTTAGCCGAAAAGAAATCTATCAAGGACCAATATTTAAACTGGTTCAAGATCAGGTTGAATTACCAGAAGGCAAGGGAACTGCCCAACGGGATTTGATTTTCCACAATGGAGCTGTCTGTGTTTTAGCGGTAACGGATGAGCAAAAGCTTATCTTGGTCAAGCAGTACCGCAAGGCCATTGAGGCAGTCTCTTATGAAATTCCAGCCGGAAAATTGGAAGTAGGAGAAAATACAGACCCTGTAGCAGCAGCCCTTCGTGAGTTAGAGGAAGAAACAGCCTATACAGGGAAATTAGAACTCTTATACGATTTTTACTCAGCCATTGGCTTTTGTAATGAAAAATTAAAACTATACCTAGCAAGCGATTTGATAAAGGTAGAAAATCCGCGTCCGCAGGATGAAGATGAGACCTTGGAAGTTCTTGAAGTGAGCTTAGAAAAAGCCAAGGAATTGATCCAATCAGGTCATATCTGTGATGCCAAGACAATTATGGCTGTTCAGTATTGGGAATTGCACAAAAAATAG
- a CDS encoding ribosomal-processing cysteine protease Prp, translating into MIQAVFERAEDGELRSAEITGHAESGEYGLDVVCASVSTLAINFINSIEKFAGYEPILELNEDEGGYLMVEIPKDLPSHQREMTQLFFESFFLGMANLSENSSEFVQTRVITEN; encoded by the coding sequence ATGATACAAGCAGTCTTTGAGAGAGCCGAAGATGGCGAGCTGAGGAGTGCGGAAATTACTGGACACGCCGAGAGTGGCGAATACGGCTTAGATGTCGTGTGTGCATCGGTTTCTACGCTTGCCATTAACTTTATCAATTCTATTGAGAAATTTGCAGGCTATGAACCAATCCTAGAATTAAACGAAGATGAAGGTGGCTATCTGATGGTTGAAATTCCAAAAGATCTTCCTTCACACCAGAGAGAAATGACCCAGTTATTCTTTGAATCATTTTTCTTAGGTATGGCAAACTTATCGGAGAACTCTTCTGAGTTCGTCCAAACCAGAGTTATCACAGAAAACTAA
- the macP gene encoding cell wall synthase accessory phosphoprotein MacP, producing the protein MGKPLLTDEMIERANRGEKISGPPLLDDEETKILPTSSSRFGYANPKDHGFSQETLKIQVEPSIHKSRRIENTKRNVFNSKLNKILFAVIFLLILLVLAMKLL; encoded by the coding sequence ATGGGTAAACCTTTATTAACGGATGAAATGATTGAAAGAGCTAATAGAGGCGAAAAGATTTCAGGTCCTCCTTTGCTAGATGATGAGGAGACAAAAATTTTACCAACCTCTTCTTCCCGTTTTGGTTATGCCAATCCTAAGGATCATGGTTTTAGCCAAGAAACCTTGAAGATTCAGGTCGAACCGTCTATTCATAAAAGCCGTCGCATTGAAAATACCAAGAGAAATGTCTTCAATTCTAAGTTGAATAAAATCTTATTTGCTGTCATCTTTCTCTTGATTTTGCTTGTCTTAGCAATGAAACTTTTGTAA